One Streptomyces mobaraensis NBRC 13819 = DSM 40847 DNA segment encodes these proteins:
- a CDS encoding SsgA family sporulation/cell division regulator, with protein MRDTVQAEVIMTFLVSEELSFRIPVELAYDSSDPYAVKFTFHLPGDAPVTWAFARELLLDGLSQPSGEGDVHIAPASAQHLSDVFIRLQVGGEGALFRAGAAPLVAFLDRTDRVAPLGEERSVADFDYDLAAALESILAGNTEGQNAG; from the coding sequence ATGCGCGACACAGTTCAGGCAGAAGTGATCATGACGTTCCTCGTCTCCGAGGAGCTGTCCTTCCGTATCCCGGTGGAGCTGGCCTATGACAGCAGCGATCCCTACGCGGTGAAGTTCACCTTTCATCTGCCCGGCGACGCCCCGGTGACCTGGGCTTTCGCAAGGGAGTTGCTGCTAGACGGGTTGAGCCAGCCCTCGGGCGAAGGCGATGTGCACATCGCCCCCGCCTCCGCGCAGCACCTCTCGGACGTCTTCATCCGTCTGCAAGTGGGCGGCGAAGGCGCGCTGTTCCGGGCCGGGGCGGCGCCCCTCGTGGCCTTCCTGGACCGGACGGACCGCGTCGCCCCGCTCGGCGAGGAGCGCTCGGTCGCCGATTTCGACTACGACCTGGCCGCGGCGCTCGAGAGCATCCTCGCCGGCAACACCGAGGGGCAGAACGCCGGTTAA